The following are encoded in a window of Telmatobacter sp. DSM 110680 genomic DNA:
- a CDS encoding GW dipeptide domain-containing protein — MLTQLANFSVSHLRPTVAGFPLLLIVALVLASGCSRLRHEQHEVVYVSARQMYLHDRVAAVSNRVGEVVNGQKLEVLEHGRRFLRVKTDKNEIGWLEERAVIDANDFKAFADLAAQHKNDPVVATGSLRDDIYLHISPGRNTDRFYLLRENDKVQLLVRASVPKVAPGAPAPVKHTAPAPAKPAKSSAPAPAKQEPAMPSTVKPATVKSTADDDVEAEKEDAPEVPMEDWWLIRDGQGKVGWLLGSRVDVDVPDEVGQYAEGQRIVGAYILTKVNDAEADVPNHQVPEYVTALSPPKSGLPFDFDQIRVFTWSVKRHRYETAFRIHPIQGFLPVRVWSQPGQSGTEPVFSFQIAGSPDVAIDPATGITKPASTRTITYAMRDNMVRKIGPDMAPIPTTHLPGEKSKPGKSAKKKHR, encoded by the coding sequence GTGCTCACGCAATTGGCAAACTTCAGCGTTTCCCATCTTCGCCCCACTGTGGCTGGATTTCCCCTGCTGCTGATTGTTGCTCTGGTGCTTGCTTCGGGGTGCAGTCGGCTGCGGCACGAACAGCACGAAGTCGTTTACGTCTCGGCGCGACAGATGTATCTTCACGACCGTGTCGCCGCTGTCTCCAACCGCGTTGGCGAAGTCGTGAACGGGCAGAAGCTTGAGGTGCTGGAACACGGGCGCCGTTTTCTGCGCGTCAAGACTGATAAAAATGAAATTGGATGGCTCGAAGAACGAGCCGTGATTGACGCCAACGATTTCAAGGCATTCGCTGATCTAGCCGCGCAGCACAAAAACGATCCGGTGGTGGCGACCGGCAGCTTGCGCGACGACATTTATCTGCACATCAGTCCTGGCCGCAACACTGATCGTTTTTATCTGCTTCGTGAAAATGACAAGGTTCAGCTGCTGGTTCGCGCTTCTGTTCCGAAGGTGGCACCGGGCGCGCCTGCACCGGTGAAGCATACTGCTCCGGCCCCGGCTAAGCCGGCTAAATCCTCTGCGCCGGCGCCAGCCAAACAAGAGCCGGCCATGCCTTCGACAGTTAAGCCCGCTACAGTGAAGTCCACGGCAGACGATGATGTCGAGGCGGAAAAAGAGGACGCGCCAGAAGTTCCAATGGAAGACTGGTGGCTGATTCGCGATGGCCAGGGAAAAGTCGGGTGGCTTCTCGGAAGTCGCGTGGACGTGGATGTCCCCGACGAAGTTGGGCAATACGCTGAAGGCCAGCGCATCGTGGGAGCTTACATTCTCACTAAGGTCAACGATGCCGAGGCGGATGTTCCGAACCACCAGGTTCCGGAATATGTGACAGCTCTGAGCCCGCCGAAGTCAGGGCTGCCCTTTGATTTTGATCAGATTCGTGTCTTCACGTGGAGCGTCAAGCGGCACCGGTATGAGACTGCGTTCCGAATTCATCCTATCCAGGGATTTCTACCGGTTCGCGTGTGGAGTCAGCCTGGACAGAGCGGTACGGAGCCGGTATTCAGCTTTCAGATCGCGGGTTCTCCCGACGTAGCGATCGATCCAGCTACAGGAATCACGAAGCCTGCAAGTACGCGCACGATTACATATGCGATGCGCGATAACATGGTGCGCAAGATCGGCCCTGACATGGCGCCTATCCCCACGACCCACTTGCCGGGAGAAAAATCGAAGCCCGGAAAATCGGCAAAGAAGAAGCACCGGTAA
- a CDS encoding beta-propeller fold lactonase family protein, translating into MKIRYWASLAIAALCLTGCSGFWNALPSTGGGTGTTTLSSGDFYVLNVATSQMVGLYVNAGTLTAIGNPYTLSAAPIAITVAPNNAFLYVSTLGGIFVYTINVSTGQLTLGNNGQAITPDAATAMQVDPSNSWLIEGGTGTQVINAIKINSSTGVLAVSGEAQITAALPKTTVNQVAISPDGTFLLVANGSGGTVTIPFNAANNSPFGSVGVINPVSATGASLSVAFDPIVTGSSAPRLFYIGETVATSGSNTGGLRAFNFSTVKEISGSPYAIGGLAPSSILPFSTGDFVYVVSRQTSSGATGVIAGFSVTSASSAFTLTALGSTFTTGSNPQGLVEDSTHAFVFAVDFTGSPDLIGYTIDSTKPGYLDPVISNSTGTDPVQAGAIGALH; encoded by the coding sequence ATGAAGATTCGTTATTGGGCGAGCTTGGCGATTGCAGCTCTGTGCCTGACAGGCTGCTCGGGATTCTGGAACGCACTTCCTTCTACTGGTGGCGGGACAGGCACAACGACACTGAGCAGCGGAGACTTCTACGTCTTGAACGTCGCGACCAGTCAGATGGTTGGTCTCTATGTGAACGCCGGGACTCTTACCGCGATTGGTAACCCCTACACGTTGTCAGCCGCTCCTATAGCCATCACTGTTGCCCCCAATAACGCCTTTCTCTACGTCAGTACGCTTGGGGGCATCTTCGTTTACACCATTAATGTGTCGACGGGCCAATTGACGCTGGGCAATAACGGCCAGGCGATCACGCCGGATGCCGCTACAGCCATGCAAGTCGATCCATCGAATTCATGGTTGATCGAAGGCGGAACCGGCACGCAGGTCATCAACGCAATCAAGATCAATTCGTCGACGGGAGTGCTGGCGGTATCGGGAGAAGCGCAAATCACTGCTGCCTTGCCGAAGACGACAGTGAACCAGGTAGCCATTTCGCCCGACGGTACTTTCCTGCTGGTTGCCAACGGCTCTGGAGGAACTGTAACCATTCCCTTCAATGCCGCGAACAACAGTCCATTCGGTTCGGTGGGAGTCATCAATCCGGTAAGCGCCACAGGGGCTTCTCTGTCGGTGGCATTCGATCCCATCGTCACTGGTTCTTCAGCGCCGCGACTTTTCTACATTGGCGAGACCGTCGCCACCTCCGGTTCGAACACCGGTGGTTTGCGCGCATTCAACTTCAGCACGGTGAAAGAAATTTCCGGTTCGCCCTATGCGATTGGCGGGCTGGCACCCTCTTCCATTCTGCCGTTTTCCACCGGCGATTTCGTTTACGTGGTCAGCCGCCAGACCAGCAGCGGAGCGACCGGCGTTATCGCGGGTTTTTCGGTCACCTCAGCAAGCAGCGCTTTTACCCTCACAGCTTTGGGCAGCACCTTTACGACCGGCAGCAATCCACAGGGTCTGGTTGAAGACAGCACGCACGCTTTTGTTTTCGCTGTTGACTTTACGGGAAGTCCTGACCTCATCGGTTACACGATTGACAGCACCAAGCCTGGGTATCTTGATCCGGTAATCTCCAACTCGACCGGGACGGATCCTGTGCAGGCCGGTGCGATTGGTGCGCTGCATTGA
- a CDS encoding ornithine cyclodeaminase family protein has product MYVSEQEVRAVLTYEKLIPAIRQALIDYSAGRVNQPPRMILRADNAEGYRNGWFGVMPVVAGDVMGVKTVTFYAGNDELGLHTHMAIVELLNRATGEPLAVMDGRLITEMRTAAVSAAAFSGIAPLHFYSPPTSLGIIGSGVQARAHIEALKHVWPEMDEIRISSRNAANARRLAGETNGRAVSTEEAAATDVVLVVTTSPVPVLKGCWLKANALVIAVGASGASLRELDDEAMLSSYVIAEGRSCVERESGDVLLSGAKVKAEIGEILANPGAADLPRDRRIVFKTVGMAIEDVTAARLVWQSRQAASGD; this is encoded by the coding sequence ATGTACGTTTCCGAGCAAGAGGTTCGCGCGGTCCTCACCTACGAAAAGCTTATCCCTGCCATTCGCCAGGCCCTGATTGATTATTCGGCGGGGCGCGTGAATCAACCGCCGCGAATGATTCTTCGCGCCGACAATGCAGAGGGCTATCGTAACGGCTGGTTTGGTGTGATGCCGGTGGTGGCTGGTGACGTGATGGGTGTGAAAACTGTTACGTTCTACGCCGGCAACGACGAACTTGGCTTACATACCCACATGGCGATTGTTGAATTGCTGAATCGTGCCACAGGGGAACCATTGGCAGTGATGGACGGCCGGCTGATCACGGAGATGCGCACCGCCGCGGTTTCTGCGGCAGCATTCTCCGGGATCGCTCCGCTGCATTTTTATTCGCCGCCGACGAGCCTTGGCATTATCGGTTCGGGCGTACAGGCGCGCGCGCACATCGAAGCGCTCAAGCATGTATGGCCGGAGATGGACGAAATTCGCATATCGAGTCGCAACGCTGCAAACGCCCGCCGCCTTGCCGGTGAAACGAATGGCCGCGCAGTTTCTACTGAGGAAGCGGCTGCGACCGATGTTGTCCTGGTGGTTACAACGTCACCGGTTCCTGTACTGAAGGGATGCTGGCTGAAGGCAAACGCACTGGTGATTGCGGTGGGCGCAAGTGGTGCTAGTCTGCGCGAACTTGACGATGAAGCCATGCTTTCGAGCTACGTGATTGCGGAAGGCAGATCGTGCGTAGAGCGTGAGTCCGGTGACGTCCTGCTTTCTGGAGCGAAGGTGAAAGCGGAGATCGGCGAGATACTTGCCAATCCTGGGGCCGCCGACCTCCCCCGGGATCGGCGCATTGTTTTCAAAACCGTGGGTATGGCCATCGAAGATGTTACGGCTGCAAGGCTGGTGTGGCAATCGCGGCAGGCGGCGTCGGGCGATTAA
- a CDS encoding DUF2203 domain-containing protein, protein MKTFTIDEAQSLLPLLESLLKRATEGKRAAQAIEAELTELGRRIYLTGGMRVNLAETGRKRTEMEAHLQRVKESIAEIDSIGVQVKDVETGLLDFPCRVDDQVVLLCWRMGETAIEHWHTIEDGFQGRKPVDERFKRRSNSSNNRPN, encoded by the coding sequence TTGAAAACATTCACGATTGACGAAGCGCAGTCATTGCTCCCGCTGCTGGAGTCGCTACTGAAGCGGGCTACAGAGGGCAAGCGCGCAGCACAGGCTATCGAAGCGGAACTGACAGAATTGGGCCGGCGCATATACCTGACAGGTGGCATGCGCGTGAACCTGGCGGAGACCGGGCGCAAGCGTACGGAGATGGAAGCGCACCTGCAGCGCGTCAAGGAAAGCATAGCTGAAATTGATTCCATCGGAGTGCAGGTGAAGGATGTCGAAACGGGGCTGCTCGACTTCCCCTGTCGTGTAGATGACCAGGTGGTGTTGCTGTGCTGGCGCATGGGCGAGACCGCCATCGAACACTGGCACACGATTGAGGACGGCTTCCAGGGTCGTAAGCCGGTAGACGAACGCTTCAAGCGCCGCTCGAATTCGAGTAATAACCGTCCCAACTGA
- a CDS encoding VOC family protein has product MPRLERIAPELPSANLDSAISYYEKKLGFEVALRFPGNEYAIVERDGVAIHLFVAGSLKPDSIGIHIFTSGLDQFFREFETSGAIISQKIERKPWGNREFRVRDEFGNELKFTEPIEEDAA; this is encoded by the coding sequence ATGCCCAGACTCGAGCGCATTGCACCTGAATTGCCCTCAGCGAACCTGGACAGCGCCATCTCCTATTATGAAAAGAAACTTGGGTTCGAGGTTGCCCTGCGCTTTCCTGGAAACGAGTACGCAATCGTCGAGCGAGACGGTGTTGCTATTCACCTGTTCGTCGCCGGTTCGTTGAAGCCCGACTCGATTGGCATTCACATCTTCACGTCAGGGCTCGATCAGTTCTTCCGCGAATTTGAGACCTCAGGCGCAATCATCTCCCAGAAAATTGAGCGCAAGCCCTGGGGCAATCGCGAGTTTCGCGTTCGCGACGAATTCGGCAACGAACTGAAGTTCACCGAGCCGATCGAAGAAGATGCAGCCTAG
- the nadA gene encoding quinolinate synthase NadA, which produces MIIDEETAVSPETGNACSLENYLALPDHSMDERIAKARERLGATTILLGHHYQRDEVIRFADFTGDSYKLSKIASETEAKYIVFCGVHFMAESADVLGRDEQQVILPDLNAGCSMADMAEISQVEACWEALERLGLAADTIPITYMNSTAAIKAFCGERGGLVCTSSNCRAAFEWAFARAKRILFLPDQHLGRNSGNAMEIPLAEMPVWDPWALQGGQTKADLANSRILLWKGHCSVHQRFLPSHVDEVRAKHPGVQVVVHPECRWEVCQKADALGSTERIIKIVEEAPTGTSFAIGTEIHLVNRLAQRFSAQDKRIMSLEDHGCLCTTMYRISPQHLAWALENLVEGRVVNQIKVRPSVKKWARVALDRMLEIG; this is translated from the coding sequence CTGATTATTGACGAAGAAACGGCGGTCTCGCCGGAGACCGGCAATGCCTGCAGTCTCGAAAACTACCTCGCTCTGCCAGATCACAGCATGGACGAGCGGATTGCGAAAGCCCGCGAGCGGCTTGGCGCAACAACTATCCTGCTTGGTCACCACTACCAGCGTGACGAGGTGATTCGGTTTGCCGATTTCACCGGCGACAGCTACAAGTTGTCGAAGATCGCCTCGGAGACTGAAGCGAAGTACATTGTCTTTTGCGGCGTGCATTTCATGGCGGAGAGCGCTGACGTGCTTGGCCGCGATGAGCAGCAAGTCATCCTGCCGGACCTGAATGCCGGCTGCTCGATGGCCGATATGGCGGAGATTTCGCAGGTGGAAGCCTGCTGGGAAGCACTCGAGCGGCTGGGCTTGGCGGCGGACACTATTCCGATCACCTACATGAATTCGACGGCAGCCATCAAGGCTTTTTGCGGAGAGCGTGGAGGGCTTGTTTGCACTTCATCGAACTGCCGTGCAGCTTTTGAATGGGCTTTCGCGCGTGCGAAGAGAATTCTGTTTTTACCTGACCAGCACCTCGGCCGCAACAGTGGTAACGCCATGGAAATCCCGCTTGCAGAGATGCCCGTGTGGGACCCGTGGGCTCTGCAGGGAGGCCAGACAAAGGCAGATTTGGCCAACAGCCGCATTCTCCTCTGGAAGGGGCACTGCTCGGTGCATCAGCGGTTTCTGCCGAGCCATGTTGACGAGGTTCGTGCCAAGCATCCGGGCGTGCAGGTGGTCGTGCATCCGGAATGCCGGTGGGAGGTCTGCCAGAAAGCGGATGCCCTGGGGTCGACCGAGCGGATCATCAAGATTGTGGAAGAGGCTCCGACGGGGACCAGCTTTGCGATCGGCACGGAGATCCATTTGGTCAACCGGCTGGCACAGAGATTCTCAGCACAAGACAAGCGCATTATGAGCCTCGAGGATCACGGATGCCTCTGCACCACGATGTACCGCATCAGTCCGCAGCATCTCGCTTGGGCACTTGAGAATCTGGTGGAAGGCCGCGTTGTGAACCAGATCAAGGTACGCCCCAGTGTGAAGAAGTGGGCGCGGGTGGCTCTCGACCGGATGCTGGAAATTGGCTAA
- a CDS encoding twin-arginine translocase TatA/TatE family subunit gives MDMFVSAAHVQLSLAFMAAHPPILLGTVSMVDSLILMVMALVVFGPRRLPQIGRQIGKLMYEFRKASNDFKFQMEEELRLSEEADRRKKEEERQKSLAALAATEQASVSAEPAPVKPIESPYPGEGTYPAQYPPETLGEPSSQESTPRIMPPSVGEVVSRPGRASELAAEPETLPVSDGAEVSGTNGNHSADAAEALNQHG, from the coding sequence ATGGACATGTTTGTGAGTGCGGCACACGTGCAGTTATCATTAGCCTTCATGGCCGCACACCCTCCAATCCTGCTGGGCACCGTCTCGATGGTGGACTCCCTCATCCTTATGGTGATGGCCCTCGTGGTGTTTGGTCCCAGGCGTTTGCCCCAGATAGGCCGGCAGATCGGCAAGCTCATGTACGAGTTCCGCAAAGCCTCAAATGACTTCAAGTTTCAGATGGAAGAGGAGTTGCGCCTATCCGAGGAAGCTGATCGCCGCAAAAAGGAAGAAGAACGGCAGAAGTCTCTGGCTGCGCTGGCCGCCACCGAACAAGCCTCAGTCTCTGCCGAACCGGCACCCGTAAAGCCGATCGAAAGCCCTTATCCTGGCGAAGGCACCTATCCCGCGCAGTATCCACCCGAAACACTCGGTGAGCCCTCATCCCAGGAATCGACTCCGCGCATCATGCCCCCTTCCGTCGGCGAAGTTGTTTCGCGGCCGGGCCGGGCTTCAGAGCTAGCTGCTGAGCCTGAGACCTTACCCGTTTCCGATGGAGCCGAAGTATCAGGGACAAACGGCAATCACTCTGCAGACGCCGCGGAGGCACTGAACCAGCATGGTTGA
- the tatC gene encoding twin-arginine translocase subunit TatC, which translates to MVDAVEAIGKARAAVSERAELPGMSLMEHLDELRKRIVHSALYLAAGFIVAWIFKDWLLHLLQGPLLKIGKNLVFTHPMDALNLYLQVALLAGAILASPFILFQVWLFIAPGLYQKERRFVIPFMAATVGLFLAGASFGYFYVLPGAMKILIIDMGHNFTPMITIEDYSSFFLSIILGLGISFELPILIFFLAMFGIVSPRFLWKNIRYAILAVFIVAAIICPSPDPWTMCIYAIPMLALYLIGIGVAWWVHPSRRKAKEAAV; encoded by the coding sequence ATGGTTGATGCCGTGGAAGCCATCGGCAAGGCGCGCGCCGCAGTCTCTGAGCGCGCTGAACTCCCGGGCATGAGCCTGATGGAGCACTTAGACGAACTCCGCAAGCGCATTGTGCATTCAGCCCTCTACCTCGCGGCGGGATTCATAGTGGCGTGGATCTTCAAGGACTGGCTGCTTCACCTTCTCCAGGGGCCGCTCCTTAAGATCGGCAAAAACCTCGTCTTCACCCATCCTATGGATGCGCTCAACCTGTATCTGCAGGTTGCACTGCTAGCCGGAGCCATACTCGCAAGCCCGTTCATCCTCTTCCAGGTCTGGCTGTTCATCGCCCCCGGCCTTTACCAGAAGGAAAGGCGTTTCGTCATACCTTTCATGGCGGCCACCGTGGGACTCTTCCTGGCTGGCGCAAGTTTTGGGTACTTCTACGTTCTGCCGGGCGCGATGAAGATCCTCATCATCGACATGGGCCACAACTTCACGCCCATGATCACCATTGAGGACTACAGTAGCTTCTTCCTGTCCATCATTCTTGGACTTGGCATCAGCTTTGAATTGCCGATTCTCATCTTCTTCCTGGCCATGTTCGGAATCGTTAGCCCTCGCTTTCTTTGGAAGAACATCCGCTACGCTATACTTGCGGTCTTTATCGTTGCCGCCATCATCTGCCCCAGCCCCGACCCTTGGACCATGTGCATTTATGCAATCCCGATGCTCGCTCTCTACCTCATAGGTATCGGAGTCGCGTGGTGGGTGCATCCCTCCCGCAGAAAGGCCAAAGAGGCCGCGGTATGA
- a CDS encoding M28 family peptidase: protein MSFSELRDAAAAVVLVVGLLLPQTSPAQAHFNGGKAYEYARSFAAIGPRWPTGPGHIRAEEFIRNQFKHDQLEEDTFTANTPIGPVAMRNFIVRFQGTKDGIIVLGTHYETNYPLRNINFVGANDGAATTGLLMAIADQLRGKKLEGYSVWLVFFDGEEAIEKWSASDSTYGSRHLAAKWGGNGTLGRIKAFMLADMIGDKNLNIQRETRSTDWLVDLVRQAAKKSGDEHYFFQTEEAVDDDHLPFVQRGVPSIDVIDLDYGPNNSYHHSAQDTMDKVSARSLAIDGDVFMETIRLINQR from the coding sequence ATGAGTTTTTCCGAACTCCGGGATGCTGCTGCGGCCGTGGTTCTTGTCGTCGGTCTTCTGCTTCCGCAGACTTCTCCCGCTCAGGCGCACTTCAATGGCGGCAAAGCCTACGAGTACGCGCGATCTTTCGCCGCAATCGGCCCTCGCTGGCCAACCGGTCCGGGACACATCAGAGCGGAGGAATTCATCCGCAATCAGTTCAAGCACGATCAACTTGAAGAGGACACCTTCACCGCCAACACCCCCATCGGGCCCGTCGCGATGCGCAACTTCATCGTGCGTTTTCAGGGCACCAAGGACGGCATCATCGTTCTCGGCACGCACTACGAGACCAACTACCCGCTCCGCAATATCAACTTCGTAGGCGCGAACGACGGTGCCGCCACCACCGGCCTGCTCATGGCGATTGCGGATCAACTTCGCGGCAAAAAGCTCGAAGGCTATTCGGTGTGGCTGGTTTTCTTCGACGGCGAGGAAGCCATCGAAAAGTGGTCCGCATCCGACTCGACCTACGGCAGCCGTCACCTCGCCGCAAAATGGGGTGGCAACGGCACCCTGGGCCGCATCAAAGCCTTCATGCTTGCCGACATGATCGGGGACAAGAATCTGAATATCCAGCGTGAAACTCGATCAACCGATTGGCTTGTCGACCTTGTTCGCCAGGCGGCGAAGAAATCCGGCGACGAGCATTATTTCTTCCAGACCGAAGAGGCAGTGGATGACGATCACCTGCCCTTCGTCCAGCGCGGCGTTCCCTCCATTGATGTCATCGATCTCGACTACGGACCCAACAACAGCTACCACCACTCCGCACAGGACACCATGGACAAAGTTAGTGCGCGCAGCCTGGCGATTGATGGCGACGTATTCATGGAAACGATCCGCTTAATCAACCAAAGGTGA
- a CDS encoding branched-chain amino acid ABC transporter substrate-binding protein, translating into MIAGASWGWWIGFHCAVVTLLLVDAFLPASRREEPRGQKAAWIWTGVLVVCTAVFAIWMAVAQSHHNALEFVAGYAIETSLSVDNLFVFLVLFQGFRISQKRQHTALLWGIGGAILLRALFIAMGVTLIQRFDWITWIFGVFLLYAAFRLVRGGSARAAIPAWIQRLQPAKGSLLPVILAVEVTDVLFAVDSIPAVLAISRDPFVVYTSNIAAILGLRSLYFALAALLDRLRYLHYGLGAMLAFVAFKMLASHWLEVPITISLAIMGAILAICAVVSWIAGNKPIAPADETHIP; encoded by the coding sequence ATGATTGCCGGCGCTTCCTGGGGATGGTGGATCGGGTTTCACTGCGCAGTCGTTACGCTGCTGCTGGTGGATGCTTTTCTGCCGGCAAGCCGCCGCGAAGAGCCGCGGGGTCAGAAAGCTGCGTGGATATGGACCGGCGTATTAGTCGTCTGCACTGCCGTCTTCGCCATCTGGATGGCGGTCGCGCAGAGCCATCACAACGCCCTCGAATTCGTGGCGGGATACGCCATTGAAACCTCGCTCAGCGTCGACAATCTGTTCGTCTTTCTCGTACTCTTTCAAGGATTTCGCATCAGCCAGAAGCGGCAGCACACCGCTCTTCTCTGGGGAATTGGCGGCGCCATTCTTCTGCGCGCCCTCTTTATCGCAATGGGTGTCACCCTGATCCAGCGCTTTGATTGGATCACCTGGATCTTTGGCGTCTTCCTGCTGTACGCCGCATTTCGCCTGGTGCGCGGTGGCTCTGCGCGCGCAGCCATCCCCGCGTGGATCCAGCGTCTGCAGCCGGCCAAGGGTTCGCTGCTTCCAGTCATCCTGGCTGTCGAAGTCACCGACGTCTTGTTTGCCGTGGACTCCATCCCCGCCGTCCTGGCCATCTCGCGCGACCCCTTCGTGGTCTACACGTCCAACATCGCAGCGATCCTCGGTCTTCGCTCTCTCTACTTCGCTCTTGCCGCACTGCTCGATCGACTGCGCTACCTCCACTATGGGCTCGGCGCGATGCTGGCTTTCGTCGCCTTCAAGATGCTGGCGTCCCATTGGCTCGAAGTGCCGATCACAATTTCGCTGGCCATCATGGGCGCCATCCTTGCTATATGCGCCGTAGTCTCTTGGATCGCTGGCAACAAACCGATTGCCCCTGCAGACGAAACCCACATTCCCTGA
- a CDS encoding amidase — MDSLSSTIRDAREALAQGGVTPADLAERALQCANRNAGKNTYLWRDPAWTMEEAAQAAAIPRSSGGRFGDGRCPLWGVPISVKDCFDLAGAPTSCGVKFYRDLNGIAVHDSWLVEQLRKSGAVITGKTHLHPLAYGITGENPEFGDCEQPGNPGALTGGSSSGAAASILEGSAFAAIGTDTGGSVRGPAALCGLAGYRASIGRGDWRGAAHLAQSFDTMGWLFRDLEDAPLLAETFVPGRTTPIHEFKKFAMVHDAFLHDCEPAILEGLRQAERELHALGLESTKVDVSWWADSFEIFAPIQAWEAARLHAGHFDRIQPAIRERLEWGARITDAEVAALRERHAEFRARVDDLLHDHQLMLLPASPVTRLNIGADNSQARSRILRYTTPFSLAGVPVVTVPCSVGGIQLAASRENDESLLAFSARIGSQRRSNTA; from the coding sequence ATGGACTCCTTGTCCAGCACGATTCGCGACGCCCGCGAGGCTCTTGCCCAGGGAGGCGTCACACCCGCTGATCTGGCCGAGAGAGCTTTGCAATGCGCTAATCGCAACGCCGGCAAAAATACCTATCTATGGCGCGACCCCGCGTGGACGATGGAAGAAGCAGCGCAAGCCGCAGCAATTCCTCGCTCGTCCGGCGGTCGATTTGGCGACGGGCGTTGCCCTCTATGGGGCGTCCCCATATCGGTGAAGGACTGCTTCGACCTGGCCGGCGCACCCACAAGTTGCGGAGTCAAGTTCTATCGCGATCTCAACGGCATCGCCGTGCATGATTCGTGGCTCGTCGAGCAACTCCGCAAATCCGGAGCGGTAATCACCGGCAAGACTCATCTCCACCCGCTGGCCTACGGCATCACCGGCGAGAATCCCGAGTTCGGCGATTGCGAGCAGCCCGGAAATCCCGGCGCGCTCACTGGCGGCTCTTCCAGCGGAGCTGCCGCGAGCATCCTCGAAGGCTCGGCATTTGCCGCCATAGGAACGGACACCGGCGGCTCTGTGCGCGGTCCCGCAGCCCTGTGCGGATTAGCCGGGTATCGCGCGTCCATCGGCCGCGGAGATTGGCGCGGCGCAGCGCACCTCGCTCAGTCCTTTGACACCATGGGCTGGCTGTTTCGCGATCTTGAGGACGCACCTCTGCTCGCCGAGACATTCGTTCCCGGCAGAACCACCCCCATTCACGAGTTCAAAAAGTTCGCAATGGTTCACGATGCGTTCCTGCACGATTGCGAACCCGCGATCCTTGAAGGACTCCGTCAAGCCGAGCGCGAACTGCACGCGCTGGGACTAGAAAGTACCAAGGTCGACGTCAGCTGGTGGGCAGATTCATTCGAGATCTTTGCGCCTATCCAGGCTTGGGAAGCGGCGCGTCTTCATGCCGGCCACTTCGACCGGATTCAGCCTGCCATTCGCGAACGCCTCGAATGGGGTGCGCGCATCACCGATGCGGAGGTTGCTGCCTTGCGCGAACGTCACGCCGAGTTTCGCGCTCGAGTTGACGATCTTCTCCACGACCACCAACTCATGCTCCTGCCCGCATCGCCCGTAACGCGCCTCAACATTGGCGCCGATAACAGCCAGGCGCGCAGCCGTATTCTCCGCTACACCACCCCCTTCAGCCTCGCGGGAGTTCCGGTAGTGACCGTTCCCTGCTCCGTCGGCGGCATCCAACTCGCCGCCTCGCGCGAAAACGATGAAAGCCTCCTCGCGTTCTCCGCACGCATAGGATCGCAGCGGAGAAGCAACACTGCGTAG
- a CDS encoding NIPSNAP family protein produces the protein MDRRKFLASSLASSALAVSSASGQQGSVTRPREFYHLRRYTLQTGPQVAMTEKYISDALIPALAKRTGPVGAFRLDIGPETPTFYVLIPTHEPAIAGALELELNLDTDYVKAAEPFWSAPASSPAFLRMDSSLLVAFEGWPRITPPAKGKRIFQLRTYESPSYRDHIVKVQMFHSGEFEIFKNAGFQMVFFGDTLIGQRMPSLTYMLSFADSADMDAKWNVFRNDPAWKKLSADPRFAFEAIVSNITNLVLSPLAASQI, from the coding sequence ATGGATCGCCGCAAGTTTCTAGCCTCATCTCTCGCTTCTTCAGCGCTCGCCGTTTCATCCGCTTCAGGACAGCAGGGTTCCGTCACGCGGCCGCGCGAGTTTTACCACCTGCGCCGGTACACCCTGCAAACTGGTCCGCAAGTGGCGATGACGGAGAAGTACATCAGCGACGCGCTTATCCCCGCACTGGCAAAACGGACTGGACCAGTGGGCGCGTTCCGGCTCGATATTGGCCCGGAGACACCTACGTTCTACGTGCTCATTCCCACTCACGAGCCCGCAATAGCGGGGGCGCTTGAGCTGGAACTGAATCTCGACACTGACTATGTGAAAGCCGCCGAGCCTTTCTGGAGCGCGCCCGCATCTTCGCCCGCCTTTCTACGGATGGACTCGTCTCTGCTGGTTGCGTTCGAAGGCTGGCCGCGGATTACGCCCCCCGCGAAGGGGAAGCGGATCTTCCAGCTTCGCACTTATGAGAGTCCCAGCTATCGGGATCACATCGTCAAGGTTCAGATGTTTCACTCCGGTGAGTTCGAGATATTCAAGAACGCTGGATTTCAAATGGTGTTCTTCGGCGATACGCTTATCGGGCAGCGTATGCCCAGTCTCACTTACATGCTCAGTTTTGCGGACTCCGCAGATATGGATGCGAAGTGGAATGTATTTCGCAACGATCCCGCGTGGAAGAAGCTGTCAGCTGATCCGCGGTTTGCGTTTGAAGCGATCGTCAGCAACATCACCAACCTGGTGCTGAGTCCACTGGCCGCTTCGCAGATTTGA